In Eriocheir sinensis breed Jianghai 21 chromosome 17, ASM2467909v1, whole genome shotgun sequence, one genomic interval encodes:
- the LOC126999807 gene encoding ribosome biogenesis protein NOP53-like, whose protein sequence is MVKVVEQVTPPRRKRFNKNKKKAWRKKANISEVEERLEDERREERYGGPLEERKDSEMMFVDLGDGEGEANKTETGDEELTLEYTVDKIPADSGKVQLKPRKVKVKTAKLKSHEFINGLPGAKPPRKPKKGQVTLTMSMKKKKERQSQDPRLIKKRVEAMSQIVQDYQKSVKKPKTVIKGNYNTDLWEEGADEVTKECKKKGLEESFITAISDYYRRERRMKPIKVPKVRHVPTSKLDAVTVPHPGASYNPSYESHQKLLLRAVKQEEKRLRKEEKVVRATTKMFPTIDKAPTQASWLAEMSEGLPNADDDDEEEEEEDEEVKEEEKKEKEEETEETKEEEKAEEAEDIEEATDDSENENEENSSQEDNTEQGEEKTETKKKTKQAPSDKVTVSSKPQSERKTKKVRRKEMRLKLQQIKKQKEKEERIRNSNIYKLKTYQKEIVQEDQEAEQRTASRRARKEHLKSMPRRLANMKFEEEDLAVNLGDELPDSLRTVAPVVELLEERFKNLQRRNILEPRQKHKLKRKYKPKVVLKRGHREELARIEKMDFTD, encoded by the exons GGGACcactggaggagaggaaggactcGGAGATGATGTTTGTGGACCTTGGTGATGGCGAGGGTGAAGCAAACAAGACAGAGACAGGAGATGAAG AGTTGACCCTCGAGTACACGGTGGATAAGATTCCAGCGGACAGCGGAAAGGTGCAGCTGAAGccaaggaaggtgaaggtgaaaacAGCCAAACTTAAGAGTCATGAGTTTATCAACGGCCTGCCGGGAGCTAAACCACCACGCAAACCCAA GAAAGGCCAAGTAACGCTGACCATgtccatgaagaagaagaaggagcggCAATCACAAGACCCGAGGTTAATAAAGAAGCGTGTGGAGGCCATGAGTCAGATAGTTCAAGATTACCAGAAGTCCGTCAAGAAGCCAAAGACGGTGATCAAGGGGAACTACAACACCGACttatgggaggaaggag CGGACGAGGTGACAAAGGAGTGCAAGAAGAAGGGCCTGGAGGAGTCGTTCATCACCGCCATCTCTGACTACTACCGGCGGGAGAGGCGCATGAAGCCCATCAAGGTGCCCAAGGTGAGGCACGTCCCCACCTCCAAGCTGGACGCCGTCACCGTCCCTCACCCAG GGGCGTCTTACAACCCTTCGTACGAGAGCCACCAGAAGCTGCTACTCAGGGCCGTCAAGCAGGAGGAGAAGCggctgaggaaggaagagaaggttgtgAGGGCCACCACCAAGATGTTCCCCACCATCGACAAGGCACCCACACAGGCGTCTTGGCTCGCTGAGATGTCTGAAGGACTGCcaaatgctgatgatgatgatgaggaggaggaggaggaggacgaggaggtgaaggaggaggagaaaaaggagaaagaagaagaaacagaagaaactaaggaagaagaaaaagcagaggaagCAGAGGACATAGAGGAAGCAACTGACGACTCAGAAAATGAG aATGAGGAGAATTCATCACAAGAAGACAACACAGAACAA ggtgaagagaaaacagaaacaaaaaagaagactAAGCAA GCTCCCAGCGATAAAGTCACAGTCTCCAGCAAGCCCCAGAGTGAACGCAAGACTAAAAAGGTccggagaaaggagatgagactGAAACTGCAACAGattaagaagcagaaggagaaggaggagaggattcGCAACAGCAACATTTACAA ACTTAAGACCTACCAGAAGGAGATAGTACAGGAGGACCAGGAGGCCGAGCAGCGCACAGCCAGCCGTCGGGCACGCAAGGAGCACCTCAAGTCGATGCCGCGGCGACTGGCCAACATGAA gtttgaggaggaggacctgGCTGTGAATCTTGGCGACGAGCTCCCTGACAGCCTGCGCACGGTGGCCCCGGTGGTGGAGTTGCTGGAGGAACGCTTCAAGAACTTACAGCGAAGAAACATACTCGAGCCAAGACAGAAGCACAA GCTGAAGAGGAAGTACAAGCCCAAGGTGGTGCTGAAGCGAGGACACAGGGAAGAGCTGGCCAGGATCGAGAAAATGGACTTCACCGACTGA